One region of Paenibacillus polymyxa M1 genomic DNA includes:
- the metK gene encoding methionine adenosyltransferase translates to MSVKGRHLFTSESVTEGHPDKICDQISDAVLDAFLANDPNARVACEVSVATGLVLVIGEISSKSEYVDIPSIVRNTIKEIGYTRAKYGFDYNTCAVLTSLNEQSPDIAQGVNAALESRDPAEVDKETENIGAGDQGLMFGFATNETPELMPLPIAMSHRIARRLSEVRKDGTLNYLRPDGKTQVTVEYENGKPVRIDAIVVSTQHAEDTTLGQIQADIKEKVILPVVPAELLDEQTKYYINPTGRFVIGGPQGDAGLTGRKIIVDTYGGYARHGGGAFSGKDPTKVDRSAAYAARYVAKNLVAAGLADKVEIQLAYAIGVATPVSINVDTYGTGKVSDEKLVELIRNNFDLRPAGIIRMLDLRRPIYKQTAAYGHFGRTDLDVPWESVDKAEILREQAGL, encoded by the coding sequence ATGTCTGTAAAAGGTCGTCATTTGTTCACGTCCGAGTCTGTAACAGAAGGCCATCCGGATAAAATTTGTGATCAGATATCCGATGCTGTATTGGACGCCTTTTTGGCTAATGACCCTAATGCACGGGTAGCATGTGAAGTATCGGTAGCTACCGGTCTTGTTCTCGTCATTGGTGAAATCAGCTCCAAATCGGAATACGTGGATATTCCATCCATTGTTCGTAATACGATTAAGGAAATTGGTTATACACGTGCAAAATACGGTTTCGACTATAATACTTGCGCTGTATTGACTTCTTTGAATGAACAGTCGCCAGACATTGCTCAAGGGGTTAACGCTGCCCTTGAAAGCCGTGATCCTGCTGAAGTAGATAAGGAAACAGAAAACATTGGGGCTGGGGACCAAGGATTAATGTTCGGTTTTGCTACGAACGAAACACCTGAGCTAATGCCTCTCCCTATCGCTATGTCTCACCGTATTGCACGACGCTTGTCTGAAGTGCGTAAGGATGGAACACTGAATTACCTTCGTCCAGATGGTAAAACTCAAGTAACGGTAGAATATGAAAACGGCAAACCTGTCCGTATCGATGCCATTGTGGTTTCCACGCAGCATGCAGAAGATACTACTTTGGGGCAAATTCAAGCAGATATCAAAGAGAAGGTCATTTTGCCAGTGGTTCCTGCTGAATTGCTGGACGAGCAAACCAAGTACTACATTAATCCGACAGGGCGCTTTGTTATCGGTGGTCCTCAAGGGGATGCAGGTCTGACAGGCCGTAAAATTATTGTAGATACGTATGGTGGTTATGCACGTCATGGCGGGGGAGCATTCTCAGGTAAAGATCCAACTAAAGTAGACCGTTCTGCTGCTTATGCTGCTCGTTATGTAGCGAAAAACCTTGTGGCAGCTGGATTGGCTGACAAGGTTGAAATACAGCTTGCTTATGCCATCGGTGTAGCTACGCCTGTTTCGATTAACGTCGATACATACGGCACAGGGAAAGTCAGTGATGAAAAACTCGTTGAATTGATCCGAAATAACTTCGATCTTCGCCCAGCAGGCATCATTCGCATGTTGGATCTGCGTCGTCCAATCTACAAGCAAACAGCTGCCTACGGCCACTTTGGACGCACAGATCTGGATGTACCGTGGGAGAGTGTAGATAAAGCGGAAATTCTGAGAGAGCAAGCGGGGTTATAA
- a CDS encoding alpha/beta-type small acid-soluble spore protein: MASRGQRRLIPESRARLDDLKYEIAAEFGLPVYNPQYAHIHPNADSEFAAELGEFTRSQNVAWRDLTSRQNGSVGGEITKRLIQSAERSLSGFGTL, from the coding sequence ATGGCGTCGAGAGGTCAAAGACGATTAATTCCTGAAAGTCGTGCCAGATTAGATGATTTGAAGTATGAAATTGCTGCCGAGTTTGGGTTGCCTGTTTATAATCCTCAATATGCACATATACATCCGAATGCTGACAGTGAATTTGCTGCAGAATTGGGAGAGTTTACGAGGAGTCAAAATGTAGCGTGGCGCGATTTAACTTCAAGACAAAATGGCTCCGTTGGTGGAGAGATTACTAAACGATTGATACAATCCGCTGAACGTAGCTTATCTGGATTTGGTACATTATAA
- a CDS encoding stalk domain-containing protein, with translation MKRFGVALLSTLVLSSAFANLAGAQSGDIKVIINGVTQQYTQSPIVSQNTTLVPLRGVFESLGAQVEWDSKAKKVTASKNDDTLTLNIGSKLAYKNSKPVQLDAATQIQKGQVLVPLRFVSQSLGAKVNWDQTTRTVTISNQGSGSATDTYSLSSKPLAAPVTKVTYDTYYKDSLTYDDAVKLAIADSTTIKTVETNIDQTRRIMQETGKNIDYVPLEAGVEASDKAFKGYAQTNLNYEAAKKNLGMTKEGIEYNVKDLYNKLLQKQNAVKLAALNIEDAERKLKVAQIKRDNQMSSDYEVTQATNLVTQNQAALDKAKKDLDSAFLALNQLIGYKPERRYELKDKPVYSEFKSNVETTVSQVLTSSTAVWLSEQKVDLAELSLKLYNFSSPGNTPYEAEQLNVEKAQLATEGTKRQLEEAVRNAYNTIKGLESQYSQIQAGLVSARSAADMAKKQFDVGLATELQVYEANLKVTTAEQQAEDIVASIDTLKMAYEKPWVLQGAASGAGAQ, from the coding sequence ATGAAACGTTTTGGAGTGGCATTACTATCCACATTGGTTCTTAGTTCTGCGTTTGCTAATCTTGCAGGAGCTCAGTCAGGTGATATAAAGGTTATTATTAACGGTGTGACTCAGCAATATACACAGTCTCCGATAGTCAGTCAAAATACAACCTTGGTGCCTCTTCGTGGTGTTTTTGAAAGCTTGGGAGCGCAAGTGGAGTGGGACAGCAAGGCTAAAAAAGTAACAGCATCTAAAAATGACGATACATTAACTTTAAATATTGGCTCCAAACTTGCTTATAAAAACAGTAAGCCGGTACAGCTTGATGCAGCAACTCAAATTCAAAAGGGTCAAGTGCTCGTTCCTTTACGTTTTGTGAGCCAATCATTAGGCGCCAAAGTAAATTGGGATCAGACTACACGAACAGTGACCATTTCGAATCAAGGTAGTGGTAGTGCTACTGACACCTATAGCTTGTCTAGTAAGCCACTCGCTGCTCCTGTGACCAAAGTTACTTATGATACCTACTATAAAGACTCCTTGACCTATGATGATGCAGTTAAGCTGGCTATTGCTGATAGCACCACAATTAAAACAGTAGAAACGAATATTGATCAGACTAGGAGAATTATGCAAGAAACAGGCAAGAACATTGACTACGTACCTTTGGAGGCAGGTGTTGAGGCTTCTGATAAAGCTTTCAAAGGTTATGCTCAAACGAATCTTAACTATGAGGCTGCCAAGAAGAACCTGGGAATGACCAAAGAAGGTATTGAATATAATGTGAAGGATCTTTATAACAAGCTTCTTCAAAAGCAAAATGCTGTTAAGTTGGCTGCTTTGAATATTGAAGATGCAGAGCGCAAGCTTAAAGTTGCACAAATTAAGAGAGATAACCAAATGTCGAGTGATTACGAAGTCACCCAAGCAACAAATCTGGTAACTCAAAACCAAGCAGCTTTAGACAAAGCAAAAAAGGACTTGGATAGTGCTTTTTTAGCTTTGAACCAACTAATCGGTTATAAGCCAGAGCGACGTTATGAATTGAAAGATAAGCCTGTTTATTCAGAATTTAAAAGTAATGTAGAGACTACAGTAAGCCAAGTACTTACTAGTAGTACTGCCGTTTGGTTAAGTGAGCAAAAGGTAGATTTGGCTGAATTAAGCTTAAAGCTTTACAACTTTAGCTCTCCTGGAAATACGCCTTATGAAGCTGAGCAGCTCAATGTAGAGAAAGCTCAACTTGCTACAGAAGGAACGAAGAGACAACTCGAAGAGGCAGTAAGAAATGCCTATAACACTATTAAAGGCTTGGAGAGCCAGTACTCACAGATTCAAGCTGGTTTGGTGAGTGCAAGAAGTGCGGCTGATATGGCTAAGAAGCAATTTGATGTTGGATTGGCTACAGAACTTCAGGTTTACGAAGCTAATTTGAAAGTGACTACTGCTGAGCAACAGGCCGAAGATATCGTTGCGAGTATTGATACATTGAAAATGGCTTATGAAAAACCTTGGGTATTACAAGGTGCTGCTTCTGGAGCAGGTGCGCAATAA
- a CDS encoding copper amine oxidase N-terminal domain-containing protein gives MSDKIRQKDKNNISVYIQGGEKKVMTKFNKKMINVLATATLVAGVAAPIAALTAPTAIHAASSYQVLNTPSISGGAQNGIQLGRVHVGIDKASLNSGGSLTVSLPKGFKFSKSFKNVNLKDTVGKSLKNESVSDVTADTYGTTVYVEQNDNGDGKAGHTPVEYNVEKVGSSDNTFKVVFTGSNSADDLDVYFNFNVIDATGPSNGPIKVAFDAAANSGLTSSEVTVGNVVSSGQVGLSAVDTESKTDSFKFRLKVKEQTAGALDTNNNIKLKLPSGFKWSGKGDAAVLFGDLKAGDVSVTGYDNNNDTLTISLKKKTTQQSSFDLPLNFEVDDENSAKTGDVVVNVTGNTTTDVSTLVVGTYGEIGGGVSVAKPTDIIAGHDEQKIGDISIKETVAGSFVGDRTVTLRLPEGARWQSAFEGKTGSNEFVGSREYTNGLSNVDISYSDSDKRTLKLKFNNNGSQNSSDPGTLTLKNVEVATQPGFSGDLNVEVAGSQGLTGNVKVATVKKAVTLAAATKPTLTIGLGDQQIGDITITEAAREALTKSKNSNGQVILELPTGVRFASTPEVKVTSGDVKIKSVSTDTYGDTNKGRLSFYVDSESATPSTITISAPKLVVDRTVAQGDIVAKLKGEAASYTAYEGNSDVTRNWRDNNTAADEVAIATVGTPAPGATSTKAVFTLGSTSYTVNGQTKTADVAAYAENGRTYLPVRYAAEALGVSPQNILFDKATSTVTLIKGDRVAQIKLNTNLLTVNGSVIRMDVKAVTNKNRTVLPIFWVSRALDASINYDATAKTVTVENNN, from the coding sequence ATGAGTGACAAGATCCGACAAAAAGACAAAAATAATATTTCTGTTTATATTCAAGGAGGAGAAAAAAAGGTTATGACAAAGTTTAACAAAAAAATGATCAACGTGCTGGCAACAGCAACATTGGTTGCTGGTGTAGCAGCTCCAATCGCAGCATTGACTGCACCAACTGCAATCCATGCAGCTTCTAGCTACCAAGTTCTGAATACTCCTAGTATCAGCGGTGGCGCTCAAAATGGTATTCAATTGGGCAGAGTACATGTAGGTATTGATAAAGCTTCTCTTAACTCTGGAGGTAGCCTGACTGTTTCTTTGCCTAAAGGTTTTAAATTTTCGAAATCTTTCAAAAATGTAAATTTGAAAGATACAGTTGGGAAATCACTCAAAAATGAATCTGTAAGTGATGTAACTGCTGACACTTATGGTACAACAGTTTATGTTGAACAAAATGATAATGGTGATGGTAAAGCAGGACATACACCTGTTGAGTATAATGTGGAAAAAGTGGGGTCGTCTGACAATACTTTTAAAGTAGTTTTCACTGGTTCTAACAGTGCTGATGATCTTGACGTTTACTTTAACTTCAACGTTATTGATGCTACTGGCCCAAGTAATGGTCCTATAAAAGTTGCTTTTGACGCTGCAGCGAACAGTGGTTTGACTAGTAGTGAAGTAACTGTTGGTAATGTAGTTTCTTCTGGTCAAGTAGGTCTGTCAGCTGTTGATACTGAGTCTAAAACAGATAGCTTCAAATTTAGACTAAAAGTTAAAGAGCAAACAGCAGGTGCTTTGGATACCAACAACAACATTAAGCTGAAACTGCCAAGCGGTTTTAAATGGTCAGGTAAAGGCGATGCTGCTGTTCTGTTTGGTGATCTGAAAGCTGGAGATGTTTCAGTAACTGGTTATGATAATAACAATGATACTCTCACAATCTCTTTGAAGAAAAAGACAACACAACAAAGCTCTTTTGATCTTCCGTTGAACTTTGAAGTTGACGATGAGAATAGCGCAAAAACTGGCGATGTAGTAGTTAATGTTACTGGAAATACAACTACTGATGTAAGTACTTTGGTAGTAGGTACTTATGGCGAAATCGGTGGTGGAGTGTCTGTTGCTAAACCTACTGATATTATCGCTGGACACGATGAACAAAAAATCGGTGATATTTCTATTAAAGAAACAGTTGCAGGCTCCTTTGTTGGAGATCGTACAGTAACTCTTCGTCTTCCTGAAGGTGCTCGTTGGCAGTCTGCTTTTGAAGGCAAAACTGGTTCAAACGAATTTGTTGGTTCCCGTGAGTATACTAATGGTCTGAGCAATGTAGACATTAGTTATAGCGATTCCGACAAACGTACATTGAAATTGAAATTCAATAACAACGGAAGTCAAAATTCTTCTGATCCAGGCACATTGACATTGAAAAATGTTGAAGTTGCTACTCAACCTGGTTTCTCCGGTGATTTGAATGTAGAAGTTGCTGGTAGCCAAGGTTTGACTGGTAATGTTAAAGTTGCAACAGTTAAAAAAGCAGTAACTTTGGCTGCTGCGACAAAACCTACCTTGACAATTGGTTTGGGTGATCAACAAATCGGTGACATCACAATTACTGAAGCAGCACGTGAGGCTCTGACTAAATCTAAAAATAGTAATGGTCAAGTGATTTTGGAATTGCCAACAGGCGTACGTTTTGCTTCTACTCCAGAAGTTAAAGTTACTTCTGGTGATGTGAAAATTAAGAGCGTATCTACTGACACTTATGGCGATACAAATAAAGGTCGTCTAAGCTTCTATGTAGATAGCGAGAGTGCAACACCAAGTACAATCACAATCTCTGCTCCTAAGCTGGTTGTAGACCGTACTGTGGCACAAGGTGATATTGTTGCTAAACTGAAAGGTGAAGCAGCTTCTTATACAGCTTACGAAGGTAACAGTGATGTTACTCGTAACTGGAGAGACAACAACACAGCTGCTGATGAAGTAGCTATCGCAACTGTCGGTACTCCAGCCCCAGGTGCTACTAGTACTAAAGCTGTCTTCACACTGGGAAGCACTTCTTATACTGTGAATGGCCAAACTAAAACTGCTGATGTAGCTGCTTATGCTGAAAACGGACGCACTTACTTGCCAGTACGTTATGCAGCTGAAGCTTTGGGTGTATCCCCACAAAACATCCTGTTTGACAAAGCAACTTCCACAGTTACCCTGATTAAAGGTGACCGCGTTGCTCAAATCAAACTGAACACTAACCTGTTGACTGTTAACGGTTCTGTGATTCGTATGGACGTTAAAGCTGTAACTAACAAAAACCGTACTGTACTGCCTATCTTCTGGGTGAGCAGAGCGCTGGATGCATCCATCAACTATGATGCAACTGCTAAAACAGTAACTGTTGAAAACAACAACTAA
- a CDS encoding efflux RND transporter periplasmic adaptor subunit translates to MNKKSALIATTLLLSVALAGCGGGEAPAAPASVQKAIPVQVAKAAKGSINDSTGIIGSFAPKETAQVSPKISGKIQSINLTVGQKVNKGDTLFTIDQKDIQDSIKQSQESYQVALANLKQAESGAAQSVQQAESSVDQAKSALVQQDNSITQAQTSLIDAQNSVRDAQNTLNRNQQLFSAGALSQSELEQSQIAYRKAQTAVENAQVALHNAQTSKESAQTTYNNAQKSLRLAQQKTGIDVARASVNQAKASLDTARSQLVDAVVKAPISGTISVVTGVQGQMVSAQSAVVTIANTNPIIAKVNVSESELLKMQVGSSVTVGVDSLDKRIEARVSAVNPVMDNDLKAYPVEISVPNGSGELKSGMVVTVYMKTEAPKNILVSQDAVTEQAGKKYAYVVEGTVAKRVEVQTGQESAKQVEVTKGLAEGQNVVVKGVSLLSDGAKINVVK, encoded by the coding sequence ATGAATAAAAAAAGTGCTCTGATTGCCACAACTTTGCTTTTATCAGTTGCATTAGCCGGCTGTGGTGGGGGGGAGGCCCCCGCTGCGCCAGCTTCAGTGCAGAAGGCGATCCCAGTCCAAGTGGCAAAAGCGGCTAAAGGCAGTATTAACGACTCAACAGGTATTATTGGAAGCTTTGCTCCGAAAGAGACGGCTCAAGTATCTCCGAAAATTAGCGGAAAAATTCAAAGTATCAATCTTACAGTGGGGCAAAAAGTAAACAAAGGCGACACATTGTTTACTATAGACCAAAAGGATATTCAGGACTCGATTAAGCAATCTCAGGAATCGTACCAGGTTGCCTTGGCCAACTTAAAACAGGCTGAGTCAGGCGCAGCACAATCTGTGCAACAGGCCGAGTCCAGTGTGGATCAAGCCAAAAGTGCGCTTGTACAGCAAGATAACTCCATTACACAAGCTCAGACCAGTCTGATCGATGCTCAGAATTCCGTGCGTGATGCTCAAAATACGCTTAATCGCAACCAACAGTTGTTTAGTGCGGGCGCTCTATCTCAATCCGAGTTAGAACAGTCCCAAATAGCGTATAGAAAGGCTCAAACTGCTGTGGAGAATGCACAGGTTGCACTGCACAATGCACAAACATCTAAGGAAAGTGCGCAAACCACATATAATAATGCCCAGAAATCATTGCGTCTTGCACAACAAAAAACGGGCATAGACGTAGCACGTGCTTCTGTAAATCAAGCCAAAGCGAGTTTAGACACAGCACGTAGCCAATTGGTGGATGCTGTAGTCAAAGCTCCGATTTCCGGCACGATATCGGTAGTAACAGGAGTCCAAGGACAGATGGTTAGTGCGCAATCTGCAGTTGTTACAATTGCAAATACCAATCCTATCATTGCTAAAGTCAACGTTTCTGAATCAGAGCTTCTGAAGATGCAGGTGGGTTCATCTGTAACTGTAGGTGTGGACTCATTAGACAAGCGCATTGAAGCCAGAGTGTCGGCCGTCAATCCGGTAATGGATAATGACCTCAAGGCATATCCTGTCGAGATTTCGGTTCCTAATGGTTCTGGCGAATTAAAATCAGGGATGGTTGTAACTGTATATATGAAGACAGAGGCTCCTAAAAACATTTTAGTATCGCAGGATGCCGTTACAGAGCAGGCAGGGAAGAAGTATGCATATGTAGTGGAAGGTACTGTTGCTAAGAGGGTAGAAGTGCAGACAGGCCAGGAAAGTGCCAAACAGGTTGAGGTCACCAAGGGGCTCGCTGAGGGACAAAATGTCGTCGTTAAGGGCGTAAGTTTGCTTTCAGATGGCGCGAAGATTAATGTAGTAAAATAA